A region from the Thermanaeromonas toyohensis ToBE genome encodes:
- the pyrR gene encoding bifunctional pyr operon transcriptional regulator/uracil phosphoribosyltransferase PyrR has translation MNVKAQIMDAEKMRRALIRIAHEILERNKGTENLVLVGIRRRGVPLAERLQRIIEEIEGVKLPLGILDITLYRDDLTTLSSHPIIHRTEIPFNITGKKVVLVDDVLFTGRTVRAALDALMDLGRPQNIQLAVLIDRGHRELPIRADYVGKNVPTSLKEEIAVQVKEIDGVDQVLIRALPEKTAGP, from the coding sequence TTGAATGTCAAGGCTCAAATTATGGACGCTGAGAAAATGCGGCGAGCTTTAATACGAATTGCCCATGAGATCCTAGAGCGGAATAAGGGGACGGAAAACCTAGTCCTTGTAGGTATTAGACGGCGGGGTGTTCCCCTGGCCGAAAGGTTGCAGCGGATAATAGAAGAGATTGAAGGAGTAAAGCTTCCTTTAGGGATTTTGGATATCACCCTCTACCGCGATGATCTCACTACTTTAAGCTCGCACCCCATCATCCACCGTACAGAGATACCCTTTAACATAACCGGCAAAAAAGTAGTGCTAGTAGACGATGTACTATTTACTGGAAGGACCGTAAGGGCAGCCTTAGATGCTTTGATGGATTTGGGTCGGCCCCAAAATATTCAATTGGCGGTGCTAATTGACCGGGGCCACCGGGAACTACCCATCCGGGCAGATTATGTAGGCAAGAACGTTCCCACTTCCCTTAAAGAAGAGATCGCAGTACAAGTGAAAGAAATAGACGGCGTGGATCAAGTTCTGATCCGCGCTCTACCTGAAAAAACCGCCGGTCCTTGA